From bacterium, the proteins below share one genomic window:
- a CDS encoding thiamine pyrophosphate-binding protein: MTGAEALIESLRVNGVRHVFGIPSTHTLEIYRALGRARDIEHITTTHEQGAAFMADGYARVTGRPGVCIVTTGPGVTNAATAIAEAYSDSVPVLCITAHIPSEDIGRGRGHSHELRSQESVLEGITDRSRLVLSPDEVAQAVHYAFLRFRTERPRPVCLAIPVDVQEAATSAPIPSAPAEDPPAPDGDAVLRASRLLGSAAAPAVVAGGGAQGAVEGVLAMAEHLDAPVVTTLNGKGVVPSGHPLEASLVVYRSVARFLEGCDVVLAVGTELSPADLWLGPLQLDGKLVQVDIDQEQIGRNHPVDAAVVGEAGTALAMVLDCVAGSRPRAGASRAAQVREAAEKEALVMGRPYLPWIRALRAAMPEESSLALDVAMVAGFGAFPFYGLPGPRTWMNPSGLATLGYALPAAIGAKIARPDRAVAALVGDGGFMFTMSELMVAAQHGLALPVVIWNDRAFGEISRLMRERGFEPFGTDLLVPDLATLATAYGASWTRVTEPADLADAVEVALAADGPTLVEVPAWS, translated from the coding sequence ATGACCGGCGCCGAGGCACTGATCGAGTCGCTCCGGGTCAACGGTGTCCGGCACGTCTTCGGCATCCCGAGCACCCACACTCTCGAGATCTACCGTGCCCTGGGCCGGGCGCGGGACATCGAGCACATCACCACCACCCACGAGCAGGGGGCAGCCTTCATGGCGGATGGCTACGCCCGGGTGACCGGCCGCCCGGGGGTGTGCATCGTGACCACCGGGCCGGGCGTCACCAATGCGGCAACCGCCATCGCCGAGGCCTACTCCGACTCCGTTCCGGTGCTCTGCATCACCGCCCACATCCCCAGTGAGGACATCGGGCGCGGCCGGGGCCACTCGCACGAACTCCGCTCCCAGGAGAGCGTCCTGGAGGGCATCACCGACCGGTCCCGGCTCGTGCTCTCCCCTGACGAAGTGGCGCAGGCGGTGCACTACGCGTTCCTGCGGTTCAGGACCGAGCGGCCCCGGCCGGTGTGCCTGGCCATTCCCGTGGACGTGCAGGAGGCGGCGACCTCGGCACCCATTCCGTCCGCACCCGCCGAGGATCCGCCCGCTCCGGATGGGGACGCGGTCTTGAGAGCCTCCCGACTCCTCGGTTCGGCCGCGGCGCCGGCCGTCGTGGCGGGGGGCGGCGCGCAGGGGGCGGTCGAGGGGGTGTTGGCGATGGCCGAGCACCTTGACGCGCCCGTCGTGACCACGCTCAACGGGAAGGGGGTGGTCCCGAGTGGCCATCCTCTGGAGGCTTCGCTGGTTGTCTACCGCTCGGTGGCGCGTTTCCTAGAAGGGTGTGACGTGGTGCTGGCCGTGGGCACGGAGCTGAGCCCGGCGGACCTCTGGTTGGGCCCGTTGCAGCTGGACGGGAAGCTGGTACAGGTCGACATCGACCAGGAGCAGATCGGACGCAACCACCCGGTGGACGCGGCGGTGGTCGGAGAGGCCGGGACGGCGTTGGCCATGGTGCTCGACTGCGTGGCGGGTTCGAGGCCCCGGGCGGGTGCTTCCCGTGCGGCCCAGGTGCGCGAGGCGGCCGAGAAGGAGGCGCTGGTCATGGGCCGGCCCTACCTTCCCTGGATCCGTGCGCTGCGGGCGGCCATGCCTGAGGAGTCCTCCCTCGCCCTCGATGTGGCGATGGTGGCCGGATTCGGCGCCTTCCCCTTCTACGGCCTCCCTGGCCCGCGGACATGGATGAACCCGTCCGGTCTGGCCACTCTGGGATACGCGCTGCCCGCCGCGATCGGCGCCAAGATCGCCCGGCCCGACAGGGCGGTGGCGGCACTCGTGGGGGACGGCGGGTTCATGTTCACCATGTCGGAGCTGATGGTGGCCGCCCAGCACGGGCTCGCGCTTCCCGTGGTCATCTGGAACGACCGGGCCTTCGGGGAGATAAGCCGCCTGATGCGGGAACGAGGGTTCGAGCCGTTCGGTACCGACCTGCTTGTCCCCGACCTGGCAACCCTGGCCACCGCCTACGGTGCATCGTGGACGCGCGTGACCGAGCCCGCGGATCTGGCGGATGCGGTGGAGGTCGCCCTGGCAGCCGATGGTCCGACCCTGGTCGAGGTGCCTGCATGGTCCTGA
- a CDS encoding adenylate kinase, whose protein sequence is MAKKIAQALDMEHIEFDAIRHGPDWTETPDDVFRERLRQQLRGDRWVGDGNYSLARDVVWPKATTLIWLDYPIRVVLWRLFWRTMRRGVLREELWHGNREQIWRHFLSRQSLFLWALQTHWRRRRSIPSALAHPDHAHLSLVHLRSAKAADDWLLTLTQRQ, encoded by the coding sequence ATGGCAAAGAAGATTGCTCAAGCGCTCGACATGGAACACATCGAGTTCGACGCCATTCGCCATGGGCCGGATTGGACAGAGACACCCGACGACGTGTTCAGAGAACGTTTACGGCAGCAGTTGCGGGGCGACAGGTGGGTCGGAGACGGAAACTACAGCCTCGCACGGGATGTCGTTTGGCCCAAGGCAACGACGTTGATATGGCTGGACTACCCGATACGCGTGGTCCTGTGGAGGTTGTTCTGGAGGACGATGCGTCGTGGAGTCCTTCGGGAAGAGCTGTGGCACGGCAATAGGGAACAGATATGGCGGCACTTTCTCAGCCGCCAGTCGTTATTCCTGTGGGCATTACAGACCCACTGGCGGCGGCGCCGGTCGATACCATCGGCCCTGGCCCATCCGGACCATGCCCATCTGAGCCTGGTCCACCTGCGCTCGGCGAAGGCTGCTGACGATTGGCTCCTGACACTGACGCAACGGCAATGA
- a CDS encoding aminotransferase class V-fold PLP-dependent enzyme, with protein sequence MVLTGRYRSLFPITETRAYLFAGGLAPAAIPVKAALDRWSDRWMSDPAYHRARYFDEWEQLRTRLATVVGADPGEIAIVDNTSRGSNLAVQMIQPPAGANIVTDPTSHPSAVWPWLLPDRRPVEVRSVADGPPSTWMAGIESLVDENTIAVLVSHVDPRTGFRHDLRRLAELARGCAGYLIVDAAQSAGAVPIDAEAAGVDFMSGTLMKWLLGPPGLGYLYARREHIESLAPPHVGYVGAYRGGGPDVPGNLSYRPGAVRHEIGLADLPGIAAARRGLDIILEAGITDIERHVVELTGQMIDGLAERGIRVLTPANPNERGGVVAFHFDGAVQLCRHLRRLGVDVWGYPEDDRVRADPHLYNTPGDVDRLLQGIDAYRRAGASARVPRR encoded by the coding sequence ATGGTCCTGACCGGGCGGTACCGGTCGCTCTTCCCGATCACCGAGACCCGCGCCTACCTCTTCGCCGGGGGTCTTGCGCCCGCTGCGATCCCGGTCAAGGCGGCCCTCGACCGGTGGTCCGATCGATGGATGTCAGATCCGGCGTATCACCGCGCACGTTACTTCGACGAGTGGGAGCAGCTCAGGACCCGGCTGGCGACCGTGGTGGGCGCTGATCCCGGCGAGATAGCCATCGTCGACAATACCTCTCGGGGGTCCAACCTGGCGGTCCAGATGATCCAACCGCCTGCCGGCGCCAACATCGTCACCGACCCGACCTCCCACCCGAGCGCCGTCTGGCCCTGGCTGCTGCCCGACCGCCGCCCGGTCGAGGTCCGATCGGTTGCTGATGGACCACCCTCCACCTGGATGGCGGGGATCGAGAGCCTCGTGGACGAGAACACCATCGCGGTGCTCGTCTCCCACGTGGACCCCCGCACCGGCTTCCGCCACGACCTCCGGAGGCTGGCCGAGTTGGCCCGCGGTTGTGCCGGCTACCTCATCGTCGACGCCGCCCAGTCGGCGGGCGCCGTCCCCATCGATGCCGAGGCTGCCGGTGTCGACTTTATGAGCGGCACGCTGATGAAGTGGTTACTCGGTCCGCCCGGGTTGGGATACCTCTACGCGCGCCGAGAGCACATCGAGTCTCTGGCGCCGCCCCACGTCGGCTACGTGGGGGCCTACCGGGGCGGCGGGCCGGACGTGCCCGGGAACCTCTCGTACCGGCCCGGCGCGGTGCGCCACGAGATCGGTCTGGCGGACCTGCCGGGCATCGCGGCAGCGCGCAGAGGTTTGGACATCATCCTCGAGGCGGGCATAACGGACATCGAACGGCATGTCGTGGAACTGACCGGGCAGATGATCGACGGGTTGGCCGAACGGGGGATCCGGGTGCTGACCCCGGCGAACCCGAACGAGCGTGGCGGGGTGGTGGCCTTCCACTTCGACGGCGCGGTGCAGTTGTGCCGCCACCTGCGGAGGCTGGGCGTGGATGTGTGGGGATACCCCGAGGACGACCGGGTCCGGGCCGATCCCCACCTCTACAACACCCCCGGCGACGTGGACCGTCTTCTTCAGGGAATCGACGCGTACAGGCGGGCTGGTGCTTCTGCCCGGGTACCGAGGAGGTAG
- a CDS encoding ABC transporter ATP-binding protein translates to MPEPDRTLLSVRDLNVTFRAKSLVRAVRGVSYDLAVGEQVGLVGESGSGKSASALALVRLLPDYADVSGRVTLERTDLMRLTERELRGVRGDQVGIVYQDPFSSLNPVLTIGTQLTEVLRKHKGLGARAARRAAARLLGTVGVPNAEERISDHPHQFSGGMRQRAVIAMAVAPRPALLIADEPTTALDVTVQAQILELLQELTSEHETTMLLITHDLGVVAGVTQRVMVMYAGRIVESSSTEDVFTRASHPYTVALHRSLPRIDVRQERLVTIEGQPPDPTQLVRGCPFAPRCPSRIDRCADEDPPLMTIPTARRAAARGWDMASIREEDGEQVPGPASPHLTACWNPPDPAGDEPGPAR, encoded by the coding sequence ATGCCCGAGCCGGACCGGACTCTGCTGTCGGTGAGGGATCTGAACGTGACTTTCCGGGCAAAGTCCTTGGTTCGGGCAGTCCGCGGGGTCTCGTATGACCTGGCGGTGGGGGAGCAGGTGGGTCTGGTGGGCGAGAGCGGATCGGGCAAGAGCGCCAGCGCCCTGGCGCTGGTTCGGTTGCTGCCCGATTACGCAGACGTGTCCGGAAGGGTGACGCTGGAACGTACCGACCTGATGCGGCTCACCGAGCGCGAGCTGCGGGGCGTCCGGGGTGACCAGGTAGGGATCGTCTACCAGGATCCCTTCAGTTCGCTGAACCCGGTACTCACCATCGGCACGCAGCTCACCGAGGTACTTCGCAAGCACAAGGGACTCGGGGCAAGGGCGGCGCGGCGGGCGGCGGCCCGGCTGCTGGGAACCGTGGGTGTGCCCAACGCGGAGGAGCGCATCTCCGACCATCCCCACCAGTTCTCCGGAGGCATGCGGCAGCGCGCCGTCATAGCCATGGCGGTGGCGCCCCGGCCCGCACTCTTGATCGCGGACGAGCCGACCACCGCCCTCGACGTCACCGTACAGGCCCAGATCTTGGAGTTGCTCCAGGAACTGACCTCCGAGCACGAGACCACGATGCTGCTCATCACCCACGATCTGGGTGTGGTGGCCGGCGTCACGCAACGGGTGATGGTGATGTACGCGGGGCGCATAGTCGAGTCCTCCTCCACCGAGGACGTGTTCACGAGAGCGTCCCATCCCTATACGGTCGCGCTTCACAGATCCCTACCCCGGATCGATGTCCGCCAAGAACGGCTCGTGACGATCGAGGGCCAGCCTCCCGACCCGACCCAACTTGTCAGGGGATGCCCCTTCGCTCCCAGGTGCCCTTCCAGAATCGATCGATGCGCCGATGAGGACCCGCCGTTGATGACCATCCCTACCGCCCGGCGCGCCGCCGCCCGGGGCTGGGACATGGCGTCGATCCGTGAGGAGGACGGAGAGCAGGTTCCCGGACCGGCGAGCCCCCACCTGACCGCCTGCTGGAACCCCCCGGATCCGGCGGGAGACGAACCCGGACCAGCCCGATGA
- a CDS encoding ABC transporter permease has protein sequence MTAGRLRRLEEAVAPTRFATTMESLRPRTFLEFYGVGVIVVMVTAIAAAPLIAPDPFAQDLPSALAGSSADHWLGTDNLGRDLWSRILYGGRVSVVIGVFVLLTAGAVGVLYGAVSGYAGGMVDAVMMRIVDIFLSFPSIMLALLISAALGPTIRNVIIAIAAAWWPVYARLIRGQVIVVKEREFVTASRALGAGPMRNLLWTVLPNSFGVMKTIFVLDIGYAILAGSTLGFLGLGVTPPTPEWGYMIREALQYPTHWWFIISPGLALLLFVSAINFAGGIVTRSVYEVPGH, from the coding sequence GTGACCGCAGGCCGGCTCCGCCGCCTGGAAGAGGCGGTAGCGCCCACCCGCTTCGCCACGACCATGGAGTCCCTGCGGCCCCGCACCTTCCTCGAGTTCTACGGCGTGGGGGTGATCGTGGTGATGGTGACGGCTATCGCCGCGGCACCGCTTATCGCCCCCGATCCTTTCGCCCAGGATCTGCCGTCGGCCCTGGCCGGCTCGAGTGCCGATCACTGGCTGGGCACCGACAACCTGGGCCGCGACCTGTGGTCACGTATCCTCTACGGGGGCCGGGTGTCGGTGGTGATCGGCGTCTTCGTCCTCCTGACGGCGGGCGCCGTAGGGGTGCTCTACGGCGCAGTGTCCGGATATGCCGGTGGGATGGTCGACGCGGTGATGATGCGGATCGTCGACATCTTCCTGTCGTTCCCCTCCATCATGCTGGCCCTGCTCATCTCCGCGGCGCTGGGACCCACCATCCGCAACGTCATCATCGCGATCGCGGCAGCGTGGTGGCCGGTCTATGCCCGGCTGATCCGGGGCCAGGTCATCGTGGTGAAGGAACGCGAGTTCGTAACCGCCTCCAGGGCACTGGGAGCGGGGCCGATGCGGAACCTGCTGTGGACGGTCCTGCCCAATAGCTTCGGGGTGATGAAGACGATCTTCGTCCTCGACATCGGCTACGCCATCCTGGCCGGCTCCACGCTCGGCTTCCTGGGCCTCGGCGTCACGCCGCCGACCCCCGAGTGGGGTTACATGATCCGGGAGGCCCTCCAGTATCCCACCCACTGGTGGTTCATCATCAGCCCCGGCCTCGCCCTGCTGCTCTTCGTATCGGCCATCAACTTCGCCGGGGGCATCGTCACCCGGTCGGTATATGAAGTCCCCGGTCACTGA
- a CDS encoding aminotransferase class III-fold pyridoxal phosphate-dependent enzyme produces the protein MSAGERLLGWYQGVVDEYRRLTPRSAALFVRGGGVLPGGDTRYSITTRPHPPYFDRGEGPHIWDVDGNRRLDLNNNSTALVHGHAHPEIVAAVRSQAGSGTAWGGHNPSELDWADIICERVPSIERVRFANSGTEANMHMLKVARAFTGRDLVLKLDGAYHGTYDAFEFASGQDGHAAASTGGVPANLAENVVLGAWGDTDGVAALVREHADQLAAVILTPFRSAGGFAHPPEGFLETLRAVTADEGVLLLFDEVISLRLAMGGAQDRYGVVPDMTALGKLIGGGLPVGAFGGRADIMAVTDPLGDMKVALAGTFNANPMTAAAGVAGLRLLTPEVCERIDHLGRVLREGLSTAVAERGLPLRVEGGGSLLSLACDPDVTRPDVLLTGLALAFGNRGVFGFPFLSTSSVMEERHVDDVLETGEEVFAKVAPAL, from the coding sequence ATGAGCGCCGGCGAGCGCCTCCTGGGCTGGTATCAAGGCGTAGTCGACGAGTACCGCCGGCTCACGCCCCGGTCGGCGGCCCTGTTCGTCCGGGGCGGAGGGGTCCTCCCCGGCGGCGATACCCGCTACTCGATCACCACCCGCCCGCATCCTCCCTACTTCGACCGCGGGGAGGGTCCCCACATATGGGACGTCGACGGGAATCGCCGCCTCGACCTGAACAACAACTCCACAGCGCTGGTCCACGGCCACGCCCATCCGGAGATCGTGGCGGCGGTCCGCTCCCAGGCCGGGTCGGGGACCGCCTGGGGTGGGCACAACCCGTCCGAACTCGACTGGGCCGACATCATCTGCGAACGGGTACCTTCGATCGAACGGGTGCGCTTCGCCAACTCGGGAACCGAGGCCAACATGCACATGCTCAAGGTGGCCCGGGCATTCACCGGCCGCGACCTCGTCCTAAAGCTCGACGGCGCGTACCACGGAACCTACGACGCTTTCGAGTTCGCATCCGGGCAGGACGGCCACGCCGCGGCGAGTACGGGGGGAGTTCCCGCCAACCTGGCGGAGAATGTTGTCCTCGGCGCCTGGGGGGATACGGACGGTGTGGCCGCTCTTGTACGCGAGCACGCCGATCAACTGGCTGCGGTGATCCTCACCCCCTTCCGCTCGGCGGGCGGGTTCGCCCATCCTCCCGAGGGTTTCCTGGAGACGTTGCGGGCGGTGACGGCGGACGAGGGGGTGCTCCTCCTGTTCGACGAAGTCATCTCCCTCCGCCTCGCGATGGGGGGCGCACAGGATCGCTACGGGGTTGTGCCCGACATGACCGCCCTCGGGAAGCTGATCGGGGGCGGCCTCCCCGTGGGCGCCTTCGGTGGGAGGGCCGACATCATGGCCGTGACCGATCCTCTCGGTGACATGAAGGTGGCGCTGGCAGGCACGTTCAACGCCAACCCGATGACCGCCGCGGCGGGCGTCGCCGGCCTACGGCTGCTGACACCGGAGGTCTGCGAACGGATCGACCACCTCGGCCGTGTGCTACGCGAGGGTCTGTCCACAGCCGTGGCCGAACGCGGGCTTCCGCTCCGGGTCGAGGGCGGCGGTTCCCTGCTGAGCCTGGCGTGCGATCCGGATGTGACCCGGCCGGACGTGCTACTGACCGGCCTAGCCCTGGCTTTCGGCAACCGGGGCGTCTTCGGCTTCCCGTTCCTGTCCACCTCCTCGGTGATGGAAGAGAGGCACGTCGACGACGTCTTGGAGACCGGAGAAGAGGTCTTCGCCAAAGTCGCACCGGCACTCTAG
- a CDS encoding ATP-binding cassette domain-containing protein: MSTEQVVSPVLVEVQDLRVWFPAGRGSSTKTGGSIKAVDGITFTVQRGETLGLVGESGCGKTTTARAVLKLLDPTEGRILFDGVDLSTVSRRELRLMRRRMQPVFQDPFSSLNPKRTVARIIAEPLVIHRQGTASERRERVGELLDTVGLPPDAAGRYPHAFSGGQRQRIAIARAMALRPDLIIADEPVSALDVSIRAQILNLLSDLQQEFHLTYLVIAHDLALVRQVTDRVAVMYLGKIVELRPTEDLYRRPLHPYTVALLSSAPIPDTEAEATRQRIVLEGDVPSPADPPTGCRFNTRCWLRRNLGNPDVCTTEAPPLAEVQDRGASGVVACHFPEAVEDSPERRETLVALTGSRGSSSYHQPPD; the protein is encoded by the coding sequence ATGAGCACCGAGCAGGTTGTGAGCCCGGTCTTGGTCGAGGTCCAGGACCTGCGGGTCTGGTTTCCGGCCGGGCGGGGATCGTCTACCAAGACCGGCGGCTCCATCAAGGCGGTGGACGGGATTACGTTCACGGTCCAGCGCGGAGAGACCCTGGGTCTCGTGGGTGAGTCGGGATGCGGCAAGACAACCACCGCCCGAGCCGTCCTCAAACTCCTGGACCCGACGGAGGGACGCATCCTCTTCGACGGCGTCGACCTGTCAACCGTCTCGCGTAGAGAACTCCGGCTGATGCGACGCCGGATGCAGCCGGTGTTTCAGGATCCGTTCTCCAGCCTCAACCCGAAGCGTACGGTGGCGCGGATAATCGCCGAGCCGCTCGTCATCCATCGCCAGGGGACCGCATCGGAGCGCCGGGAGAGGGTTGGCGAGCTGCTCGACACCGTCGGGTTACCACCTGACGCGGCGGGCCGCTACCCGCATGCGTTCAGCGGAGGCCAGCGTCAGCGAATCGCCATCGCCCGGGCCATGGCCCTTCGACCGGACCTGATCATCGCCGACGAGCCCGTCAGCGCTCTCGACGTCAGTATCCGCGCCCAGATCCTCAACCTGCTCAGCGACCTCCAGCAGGAATTCCACCTGACCTATCTGGTCATCGCGCACGATCTCGCCCTCGTACGGCAGGTGACCGACCGGGTGGCGGTCATGTACCTGGGAAAGATCGTCGAGCTGCGACCCACAGAGGACCTGTACCGGCGACCGCTCCACCCGTACACGGTGGCGCTGCTGTCGTCGGCGCCCATTCCCGACACCGAGGCCGAAGCGACCCGGCAACGCATCGTGTTGGAGGGTGATGTACCCAGCCCGGCCGATCCGCCGACAGGCTGTCGCTTCAACACCCGATGCTGGCTCCGGCGAAATCTGGGAAACCCGGACGTCTGCACCACCGAAGCCCCCCCTCTGGCGGAGGTACAGGACCGCGGAGCTTCCGGCGTGGTGGCGTGCCACTTCCCGGAGGCGGTGGAGGACTCCCCCGAACGTAGGGAGACACTGGTGGCTCTCACCGGTTCGAGGGGTTCCTCCTCCTATCACCAACCACCCGACTAG
- a CDS encoding SDR family NAD(P)-dependent oxidoreductase has product MDLDGRVALVTGGGTGLGRATALALVGAGASVAVNYSRSRLEAERVVRRIRDRGGTALAVQADITDGSAVSSMVASVEEELGPVSILVNNAGTTRYVPFPDLGAVTAEEWRRIMDVNVTGAFLCSRAVAPGMQSRGAGKIINVASNSALTSTGSSIPYVVSKAALVSLTRCLARALAPTVQVNAIAPGWMLTEWIDRHVPADRAREIRAGAVPLVPVEDVVRSLIGLVSNDSITGEVAVVDRGDMLG; this is encoded by the coding sequence ATGGACTTGGACGGGCGGGTGGCGCTGGTGACCGGCGGAGGCACCGGTCTCGGTCGAGCAACTGCCCTCGCACTGGTGGGGGCGGGCGCGTCGGTGGCCGTAAACTACTCCAGGTCGCGCCTGGAGGCGGAAAGAGTGGTCCGGCGGATCAGGGACCGCGGAGGGACCGCGCTGGCGGTCCAGGCCGACATCACCGACGGTTCGGCGGTTTCCTCGATGGTGGCGTCGGTCGAGGAGGAGCTAGGACCGGTGAGCATCCTCGTCAACAATGCGGGCACCACCCGCTACGTTCCGTTTCCCGACCTGGGGGCGGTCACCGCGGAGGAGTGGCGGCGGATCATGGACGTCAACGTCACGGGTGCGTTCCTGTGTTCCCGGGCGGTGGCGCCCGGGATGCAATCCAGGGGTGCGGGCAAGATCATCAACGTAGCCTCCAATTCCGCTCTCACCAGCACGGGTAGCTCCATCCCCTACGTGGTGTCGAAGGCCGCGCTGGTGTCGCTCACCCGCTGCCTGGCCAGGGCGCTGGCACCCACGGTGCAGGTCAATGCCATCGCGCCGGGTTGGATGCTCACCGAGTGGATCGATCGCCACGTGCCTGCCGACCGGGCCAGGGAGATCCGGGCGGGAGCGGTGCCTCTGGTGCCGGTGGAGGACGTGGTCCGGTCTCTCATCGGGCTGGTGTCCAACGACTCGATCACGGGTGAGGTCGCGGTGGTGGATCGCGGGGATATGCTCGGCTAG
- a CDS encoding D-aminoacylase, which yields MVDLLLRNATIYPGDAEPLPGDVAIDNGVIVAVGAGLQPEAACTIDLDGLSLAPGFVDMHAHSALRSFEDPILTPKLLQGFTTELINPDGMGPAPVTDEGLADRMTQLALSEGRGPGEWPWRSISEYMEALDGTRPAITLCPFVPHGAVRDAVLGGGRRPPGGDELRAMRRQVAQGMEAGAWGISFGLVYTPGAYADRDEVVAVATEAGRFGGLISVHMRGESHNLLEAVEEMIDVSRRSGAPLHLSHLKVLGHRNAWKLEPLLEMIDRAPVDGVDVTFDQYPYGAGVTLLSALLPPWAHDGGVKQMAARLRDRPTVDRLLQALGDPAAGPESFYYQCGPEGIVVIDCGPDGPGDAMGRTLTEIASARGVDPERVVIDLLLETGMSALVILHYAEESTVKAIARHPAMLVGSDAVFAATPHPRLWGTAPRFLGGYAIRDRVVTVREAIARLSFRAARRVGLDDRGEIAPGQRADLVAFDPDRVIDRATYDQPELSPSGIDWVIVGGTVAVDPKGPTRARRGQIARRHC from the coding sequence GTGGTCGACCTTCTCCTGCGGAATGCGACGATCTACCCCGGCGACGCCGAGCCACTGCCGGGAGATGTCGCAATCGACAACGGCGTCATAGTAGCGGTGGGCGCCGGTCTGCAGCCTGAGGCGGCTTGCACCATCGACCTCGATGGGCTGTCGCTGGCTCCCGGGTTCGTGGACATGCATGCCCACAGCGCGCTGCGCTCGTTCGAGGATCCGATCCTCACCCCCAAGCTTCTCCAGGGCTTCACGACGGAACTCATCAACCCTGACGGGATGGGCCCGGCGCCCGTAACGGACGAGGGTCTGGCCGACCGGATGACCCAGCTGGCTCTGTCCGAAGGTCGAGGCCCTGGCGAGTGGCCCTGGCGATCCATCAGCGAGTACATGGAGGCCCTGGACGGAACGCGTCCCGCCATAACCCTGTGCCCGTTCGTCCCTCATGGTGCGGTGCGCGACGCCGTGCTGGGGGGAGGCCGGCGGCCACCCGGCGGTGACGAATTGCGCGCCATGCGCCGCCAGGTCGCGCAGGGCATGGAGGCGGGTGCGTGGGGGATCTCCTTCGGCCTGGTGTACACGCCGGGCGCGTATGCGGACCGAGACGAGGTCGTGGCCGTCGCCACCGAGGCGGGCCGGTTCGGCGGGCTGATCTCTGTCCACATGCGGGGCGAGAGCCATAACCTGCTGGAGGCGGTCGAGGAGATGATCGACGTCTCACGCCGGAGTGGGGCGCCCCTTCACCTCTCCCACCTGAAGGTGTTGGGGCACCGCAACGCCTGGAAGCTGGAGCCGCTGCTCGAAATGATCGACAGAGCGCCCGTGGACGGGGTCGACGTCACCTTCGACCAGTATCCCTACGGTGCCGGTGTGACCCTGCTGTCCGCCCTGCTACCCCCGTGGGCACATGACGGGGGCGTCAAGCAGATGGCAGCTCGTTTGCGGGACCGCCCGACGGTGGACCGTCTGCTCCAGGCGCTCGGAGACCCGGCCGCGGGCCCGGAGAGCTTCTACTACCAGTGTGGCCCGGAGGGAATCGTCGTGATCGACTGCGGGCCCGACGGTCCCGGGGATGCAATGGGGCGCACGCTGACCGAGATCGCCTCCGCCCGAGGGGTCGATCCCGAACGGGTGGTAATCGACCTCTTGCTGGAAACCGGGATGAGCGCGCTGGTCATCCTCCATTACGCCGAAGAGTCCACCGTCAAGGCCATCGCCCGGCACCCGGCCATGCTGGTGGGCAGTGACGCCGTCTTCGCCGCCACACCCCACCCGAGGCTGTGGGGCACCGCACCCCGGTTCCTGGGCGGTTACGCCATCAGGGATCGCGTCGTCACAGTACGTGAAGCCATTGCCCGGCTCTCGTTCCGGGCCGCACGGCGGGTCGGGCTGGACGACCGAGGCGAGATCGCACCGGGACAGCGAGCCGACCTGGTCGCCTTCGACCCAGACCGGGTGATCGACCGGGCGACCTACGACCAACCCGAGCTCTCACCCTCCGGGATCGACTGGGTAATCGTCGGCGGTACGGTCGCGGTAGACCCAAAAGGTCCCACCCGTGCCCGCCGCGGTCAGATCGCCCGCAGGCACTGCTAA